A stretch of Castanea sativa cultivar Marrone di Chiusa Pesio chromosome 2, ASM4071231v1 DNA encodes these proteins:
- the LOC142624526 gene encoding beta-amylase 1, chloroplastic encodes MAMSITHQIGALAGTPIPLETGNTNSAETTATVSAASVWKSPASSLRCKVQKSDAVDFGPSPPMSPCRSPVLGATRADLSVACRAFATEVEAPPARDVEYRTGGAQDKKGEGVPVYVMMPLDSVTMNNAVNRRKAMNASLQALKSAGVEGIMMDVWWGLVEREAAGSYNWGGYAELLELAKKHGLKVQAVMSFHQCGGNVGDSVTIPLPKWVGEEIEKDPDLAYTDQWGRRNHEYLSLGCDTLPVLKGRTPVQCYADFMRAFRDNFNHLLGDTIVEIQVGMGPAGELRYPSYPEQNGIWRFPGIGAFQCYDKYMLSSLKAAAEAVGKSEWGSTGPTDAGEYNNWPEDTPFFRKEGGGWNSSYGEFFLGWYSQMLLDHGDRILMSAKSIFENSGVKISVKVAGIHWHYGTRSHAPELTAGYYNTRLRDGYLPIAQMLARHGAIFNFTCIEMRDHEQPQDALCAPEKLVKQVALATQKARVPLAGENALPRYDDYAHEQILQASSLNFDGNSGESEMCAFTYLRMNQQLFQADNWGRFVAFVKKMKEGKGANKCREQVEREAEHFVHITEPLVQEAAVALMH; translated from the exons ATGGCGATGAGCATCACGCACCAGATCGGAGCTCTCGCCGGAACTCCGATTCCGCTGGAAACAGGTAATACGAACTCAGCCGAGACAACTGCGACGGTGAGCGCAGCGTCTGTGTGGAAATCTCCGGCGTCGAGTCTCCGATGCAAGGTCCAAAAATCAGACGCCGTGGATTTCGGTCCGTCGCCGCCGATGAGTCCTTGCAGATCGCCGGTGCTCGGAGCGACACGAGCCGATCTCTCGGTGGCGTGCAGAGCCTTCGCGACGGAGGTAGAAGCGCCTCCGGCGAGGGACGTAGAGTACAGGACGGGGGGTGCGCAGGATAAGAAGGGAGAGGGGGTGCCGGTTTACGTGATGATGCCGTTGGATAGCGTGACGATGAACAACGCGGTGAATAGGAGGAAAGCGATGAACGCCAGTTTGCAGGCGCTGAAGAGTGCCGGAGTGGAGGGGATCATGATGGACGTGTGGTGGGGATTGGTGGAGAGAGAGGCGGCTGGATCGTACAATTGGGGTGGGTATGCCGAGTTGCTTGAGTTGGCTAAGAAGCACGGACTCAAAGTCCAGGCCGTCATGTCGTTTCATCAATGTGGCGGAAACGTCGGGGACTCTGTCAC TATTCCTTTGCCCAAGTGGGTTGGGGAAGAGATTGAAAAAGACCCTGACCTTGCATACACTGATCAATGGGGGAGGAGGAATCATGAATATCTATCACTTGGGTGTGATACACTTCCAGTTCTTAAGGGACGGACACCTGTGCAGTGTTATGCTGACTTCATGCGTGCCTTCAGAGATAACTTCAACCACTTGCTTGGTGACACCATCGTG GAAATTCAAGTGGGAATGGGTCCAGCTGGTGAGCTTCGATACCCTTCATATCCAGAGCAGAATGGGATATGGAGGTTCCCAGGAATCGGTGCCTTCCAGTGTTATGACAAG TATATGCTGAGTAGCTTAAAAGCTGCTGCTGAAGCTGTTGGTAAGTCGGAATGGGGCAGCACAGGCCCTACTGATGCTGGCGAATACAACAACTGGCCAGAAGATACCCCATTTTTCAGAAAAGAAGGTGGAGGTTGGAATAGTTCTTATGGTGAATTCTTCCTAGGCTGGTACTCGCAGATGCTCCTAGACCATGGCGACAGAATACTCATGTCAGCCAAGTCAATCTTTGAGAATTCAGGTGTTAAGATTTCGGTCAAGGTTGCAGGCATCCATTGGCACTATGGGACTCGTTCTCATGCCCCTGAACTCACAGCTGGGTATTATAACACTCGACTCCGAGATGGTTACCTTCCTATTGCCCAGATGTTGGCACGCCATGGAGCTATATTCAATTTCACCTGCATTGAGATGAGAGATCATGAGCAACCACAGGATGCCCTTTGTGCACCTGAGAAGCTTGTCAAGCAAGTGGCTTTAGCTACTCAGAAAGCACGAGTCCCACTTGCTGGGGAAAATGCATTGCCTCGTTATGATGATTATGCACATGAGCAGATCTTACAAGCATCATCGCTGAATTTCGATGGTAATTCAGGTGAAAGTGAGATGTGTGCATTCACTTACTTGAGGATGAACCAACAATTATTCCAGGCAGATAACTGGGGACGGTTTGTAGCTTTTgtgaagaaaatgaaggaagGTAAGGGTGCTAACAAGTGTCGGGAGCAGGTTGAGCGGGAAGCTGAGCATTTTGTGCATATTACCGAGCCTTTGGTGCAAGAAGCTGCTGTTGCTCTTATGCACTAA